The following are from one region of the Mytilus trossulus isolate FHL-02 unplaced genomic scaffold, PNRI_Mtr1.1.1.hap1 h1tg000234l__unscaffolded, whole genome shotgun sequence genome:
- the LOC134701305 gene encoding uncharacterized protein LOC134701305 has product MEGRQICLSFLFITFVDSFLFSTLDRAKVQVLLTTGDQSKKLSQEADLYPLHDNNNLPQININKNQRYQTMEGFGAGLSNSAASVIYHSPKRHEIMRQLFSSSDGIGVSYIRITMGGSDFQAVPPYTYNDIPKGQTDFQMNHFSIQKDREFFIPIIKEALSLNPSLKIVATPWSPPAWMKSTNTLYGGDFHQDWDGKYQQALSLYFVKFIQAYKVEGIDITAITIQNEPRFQTSGYPTMTMTWQIQRDLIKWHMGPLFRQNNINTKILILDHNWDLHEYPENILRDNDAKQYVGGVAWHCYAGDKSEPERLHSKFSNIDQYFTECSGYAASPDFKGNLVWNFDNLFLHQPRVWAKAVLFWNIALDQNHGPMVQVQGCKDCRGVVTVYSGSDRYQKEVEYYIIGHLSKVVKTQAVRIDSTYNVNGLRSVAFENPLGTIAVVVLNTQDQSKQFALNFNGVRYSYNLPGKSVVSFLYSP; this is encoded by the exons ATGGAAGGACGACAAATTTGTT TATCCTTTCTCTTTATCACTTTTGTCGATTCGTTTCTATTCAGTACGCTGGACAGAGCGAAGGTGCAAGTGCTTCTTACTACTGGTGACCAGTCGAAGAAGTTATCGCAGGAAGCAGATCTGTATCCCTTGCATGACAACAACAACTTGCCtcaaataaatatcaacaaGAACCAGCGTTATCAGACAATGGAGGGTTTTGGTGCCGGTTTGTCGAACTCAGCTGCCTCTGTAATCTACCACAGTCCAAAAAGACATGAAATTATGAGACAACTTTTTAGCTCTAGTGATGGAATTG gTGTGTCATACATAAGAATAACAATGGGCGGATCTGACTTTCAAGCTGTACCCCCATATACATACAATGACATACCTAAGGGACAAACAGATTTCCAGATGAATCACTTCAGCATTCAAAAAGATCGCGAATTCTTTATTCCTATCATAAAGGAAGCATTGAGTCTTAACCCGTCTTTGAAGATAGTTGCCACACCCTGGAGTCCTCCCGCGTGGATGAAATCCACCAATACCTTATACGGAGGCGATTTTCATCAAGATTGGGACGGAAAATATCAACAGGCTTTATCTCTAtactttgtaaaatttattcaagCATACAAAGTAGAAGGGATAGATATAACTGCAATTACAATTCAAAATGAGCCTCGTTTTCAAACAAGTGGCTATCCGACCATGACAATGACTTGGCAGATACAAAGAGATCTCATTAAATGGCATATGGGACCACTGTTTCGACAGAATAATATAAACACTAAAATTCTAATTCTTGACCATAACTGGGATCTCCACGAGTATCCGGAAAACATTCTTCGAGACAATGATGCGAAACAATATGTAGGGGGCGTGGCATGGCATTGCTACGCTGGAGACAAATCTGAACCGGAAAGACttcattcaaaattttctaATATTGACCAGTATTTTACAGAATGTTCTGGCTATGCTGCTTCTCCTGATTTTAAAGGCAACTTGGTTTGGAATTTTGACAATCTTTTCCTTCACCAACCAAGAGTATGGGCTAAAGCAGTTTTATTCTGGAATATTGCCCTTGATCAAAATCACGGACCTATGGTCCAGGTTCAAGGTTGCAAAGATTGTAGAGGTGTGGTAACAGTTTATTCCGGGTCTGACCGGTACCAAAAAGAGGTTGAATACTACATCATAGGGCATTTGTCAAAGGTAGTCAAGACACAAGCAGTCAGAATCGACTCGACATATAACGTAAATGGTTTACGATCGGTTGCGTTCGAAAATCCACTTGGAACCATTGCCGTTGTTGTCTTGAATACTCAAGATCAAAGCAAACAATTTGCACTGAATTTTAATGGAGTCCGTTATTCGTACAATTTGCCCGGAAAGTCAGTAGTATCATTCCTTTATTCTCCCTAA